Proteins encoded together in one Ipomoea triloba cultivar NCNSP0323 chromosome 4, ASM357664v1 window:
- the LOC116017424 gene encoding oxysterol-binding protein-related protein 3C, with amino-acid sequence MGSPKKNQNKGFFASMTSGLSMFGNALHRSVNGMIGYEGLEVINPEGGKEDAEEEAQRGRWKQEERDSYWRMMQKYIGADVTSMVTLPVLIFEPMTMLQKMAELMEYSHLLDKADECEDPYMRLVYATSWAISVYYAYQRTWKPFNPILGETYEMVNHGGVTFISEQVSHHPPMGAGHAENEHFIYDITSKLKTKFLGNSLDVYPVGRTRVTLKRDGVVLDLVPPPTKVNNLIFGRTWVDSPGEMIMTNMTTGDKAVLYFQPCGWFGAGRYEVDGYVYNADEEPKILMTGKWNESMSYQQCDMEGEPLPGTELKEVWRVAPVPENDKFQYTHFAHKINSFDTAPKKLLASDSRLRPDRAALEMGDISKAGAEKSSLEERQRAEKRNREANGHQFTPRWFDLTDEINPTPWGDLEIYSYNGKYTEHRATVEASGSIDADDPRSVEFNPWQYGNSSE; translated from the exons ATGGGGAGCCCTAAGAAGAACCAGAACAAAGGTTTCTTCGCGTCGATGACGTCGGGTTTGTCGATGTTCGGCAACGCCCTGCATAGATCCGTCAACGG AATGATTGGATATGAAGGATTGGAGGTTATAAATCCTGAAGGAGGTAAAGAAGATGCAGAAGAGGAAGCACAAAGAGGAAGATGGAAACAGGAG GAACGAGATAGTTACTGGAGGATGATGCAGAAGTACATTGGAGCTGATGTCACATCGATGGTGACACTTCCTGTTCTTATATTTGAGCCAATGACCATGCTTCAAAAAATGGCAGAG TTAATGGAATACTCCCACCTTTTAGATAAGGCAGATGAATGTGAGGATCCCTACATGCGGTTGGTCTATGCAA CATCTTGGGCAATATCTGTTTACTATGCCTACCAACGCACGTGGAagccttttaacccaattcttGGTGAGACTTATGAAATGGTGAATCATGGTGGGGTTACATTTATTTCTGAGCAG GTGAGTCATCATCCTCCAATGGGTGCTGGGCATGCTGAAAATGAGCATTTCATATATGATATTACATCAAAGTTGAAAACCAAATTCTTAGGGAACTCCCTTGATGTCTATCCTGTTGGAAG AACACGTGTGACTCTAAAAAGAGATGGTGTTGTCTTGGATTTGGTTCCACCACCCACGAAGGtcaacaatttaatttttggtcGGACTTGGGTGGATTCACCTGGAGAAATGATCATGACCAATATGACTACTGGGGACAAAGCCGTGCTCTATTTTCAACCGTGTGGTTGGTTTGG GGCTGGTCGATATGAGGTTGATGGATATGTTTATAATGCTGATGAGGAACCAAAAATACTGATGACTGGAAAATGGAATGAATCAATGAGTTATCAACAATGTGACATGGAAGGCGAGCCTCTTCCCGGCACAGAACTTAAGGAG GTTTGGCGAGTTGCCCCTGTTCCAGAAAATGATAAATTTCAGTACACTCACTTTGCTCACAAAATCAACAGCTTTGATACTGCTCCAAAAAAGTTACTAGCATCTGATTCTCGTTTGCGCCCTGATAGAGCTGCACTTGAAATGGGCGATATCTCCAAAGCAGGTGCTGAAAAAAGCAG TTTGGAAGAGAGGCAAAGAGCTGAAAAGAGAAACCGGGAAGCAAATGGGCATCAGTTCACACCAAGATGGTTTGATTTGACAGATGAAATTAATCCAACTCCATGGGGAGACTTGGAAATTTACAGCTACAATGGCAAGTACACTGAACATCGTGCTACTGTAGAAGCCTCAGGCAGCATTGATGCAGATGACCCGCGGTCAGTGGAGTTCAATCCATGGCAATATGGTAATTCGTCTGAGTGA